GAACGGCGGCTCGTTCCACGTGTACTACGCAAGTCGGACGTACACGCCATCGGGGACTTCAAAGGCCGCCGCTGAGCTCGACTACGACGACACCTCCTCCTTCGGCCCTGAAACAACCACAATCCGCATCCTGACGCCGGGTGACTATTACTTCTACGTCCACGATTTCTCAAACGGCTCGTCAGATAGCTCTCGGGGCATGGCCTTGTCGGGCGCCAACATCCGCGTGTACAACAGCACCGGGTCCATTAGTCAACGATTCGACATCTCACCGACTAGCTCCGGAACATATTGGACAGCGTTTAAGTTGACGATACGGGCGGACCGGTCAGTTTCAATCACGCCGATTAACCAGTACGGCACGTCTCCAATGCTTCTCTAAGCGCGTTCCGGACCAGCTAGCAACCCAAACGGGTTGCTAGCCGGGCTCGCTCACGCCTGCTTGAGCGCCTCGATCTCCAGTGTGACGGTGACCTTGTCGCCGACCACGGCACCACCGGTCTCCAGCGGCGCATCGAAGTTGATGCCGAAGTCCTTGCGGTTCAACACCACCGTGGCCTCGAAGCCGGCGACCTCGCCGTGGCCCATGCCCGGGTTCACACCGTTGAACTCCAGCTTGAGTGAGACCGGCTTGGTGACACCGTGGAGGGTGAAGTCGCCGTCGAGCACGTAGTCGTCGCCGTCGGCACGTACCGCGGTGGAGACGAAGGACGCGGTCGGGAACTGTTCGGCGTCGAAGAAGTCGGCGGCCTTGAGGTGCGCATCCCGCTGCTCGTTGCGGGTGTTGACCGAGGCGATGTCGATGGTCGCGCTCACCGACGGCGTGCCGTCCTCGGCGACGGTGACCGCGCCGGAGAAGGTGTCGAACGTGCCGCGGACCTTGCTCACCATGAGGTGGCGGACCGAAAAGTTGACCGAGGAATGGATCGGGTCGATGGCCCAGGTGCCGGCGGTCAGGTCGGTGGCTACTGCAGCGGTCATGGTGTCTCCTTGCTCGGCGGGACCGGCCGTCCCGGCCCCCTCGCAAGGACTAAACGGACCACAGTCCGATTTAATTCCCGGCCGCTCAGCCCGCGGCGATGATGCCCCACTTCGCTTCGGCGCCCGTATGACCGATGAGCGCCACGCCGACCACCGCCGACACACCGACGAGCACCGCCAGGATGGCCACCGCGACGTTGAGCGCCGTCCGCTTCGCGGGCTTGCGCGTCTCCAGCCAGTGCTGCACCGCCAAGGCCACGGACACCAGCAGCAAGCCCACCGCGAAGTAGATCATCCACTCGCCGCGCGCCGCATGCAGTTGCAGGATCGGCCGGTGTTCCGACTCCCGGCCGTAGAGCCACTCACCCGCGGACACGGTCAGCGGCGTCAACGCGAGGATGCCCACCGCCAATGCCAGCACCAGCCACACGAACCTCCGACGCGCCGCGGGCCACAGTGCGCACAGCACCTGCAGTGCCGCCGTGAGCGGTACCAGGACGACAAGCCCATGCACGAGTAGGACGTGGGCAGGCAGGCCGAAGATCGTGGTCATGGGGCTCCCGGGCTCGGCGACAACTCACGATACCTACTGCGCGCCCCCGGAGATGAATTGAAATACAAATCGGCGCAACGAAATTAGCGCTTCAGCGGTTAGGAAAGCCTAGGCTTTCTGCCGGTGCTCGCGGGAAGCTGTCACGCCGCCAACGGTGTGTACGTGGTGGTGCGCTGCCGGGCGGGACGCCCGATCCCCTCGGCGATCGCCACGAGTTCCTCGACCGACTTCGACGAGCCGTTCTCCGAACCGGCCATCCGGGAGATGGTCTCCTCCATCAGCGTGCCGCCCAGGTCGTTGGCGCCACCCTGCAGCATCACCTGGGTGCGTTCGATACCCAGCTTCACCCACGAGGTCTGGATGCTGGGGATCCTGCCGTGCAGCATGATTCGCGCCAGCGCGTGCACCGCACGGTTGTCTCGGTGCGTCGGGCCCGGGCGGGCCCCGCCGGCCAGATACAGCGGGCTGGACTGGTGCACGAACGGCAGCGGCACGAACTCGGTGAAACCGCCGGTGCGGTCCTGGATTCCGCGTAACACGTTGAGGTGCCCCACCCAGTGCTTCGGGGTGTCGACATGCCCGTACATCATCGTCGACGAGGAACGCAGCCCCACCTCGTGCGCGGTGGTGATCACGTCGATCCACTCCGAGGTGGGCAGCTTGCCCTTGGTGAGCACCCAGCGCACCTCGTCGTCGAGGATCTCCGCGGCGGTACCGGGGATCGACCCGAGCCCGGCCTCCCGCAACGCCGTCAACCACTCCCGCACCGAGATCCCACTGCGGGTCACGCCGTTGGCGATCTCCATCGGCGAGAAGGCATGCACATGCATCGACGGCACCCGCGCCTTGACCGCGCGCACCAGGTCGGCGTACCCGGTGACCGGCAGTTCCGGGTCGATACCGCCCTGCATGCAGACCTCGGTGGCGCCGGCGACGTGTGCCTCCCAGGCCCGGTCGGCGACCTCGTCGGTCGACAGCGAGTACGCATCGGCGTCGCCCTTGCGCTGCGCGAACGCGCAGAACCGGCAGCCGGTGTAGCAGATGTTGGTGAAGTTGATGTTGCGGTTGACGACGTAGGTGACATCCTCACCGACAACCTCGCGGCGCAGTGAATCCGCCAGTGCGGCAACCGCATCCAGGGCCGGACCGTCGGCGGTGGCCAGTGCCAGGTACTCATCGTCGCTGCAGCCGCCGGGATTGCGCTCGGCCGAGCGCAGCGCGGCCAGCACATCGGTGTCGATGCGCTCCGGGGCACGCGCGGCGAGTTCGGACACCTTCTCCCGGATGGACTCCCAGTCACCGAACGCACTGTCCAGGTCGCTGCGGGTCTCGGTGCGCCGGCCCTCGGAATCGATCGCGGAGTGCAGATCGGTGCGCCCCAGAGACTCCGAGGCTTCGTCGGGTTCCTGCCACGGCCGGCCCGCCGGGTTCACGTCCAGGGCCAGCCCGGTCTCGGGATCGGCCAGGGCGTCCACATGTCCGCGCACCCGCGGATCGATCCAGGCCGCACCGGCCTGCACGTACTGCGGTTGCGCGGTGAGGCGCTGCACCAGGTCGTAGCCCGCGTCGGCGGTGATCGAGGCCAGGTCGTCGAGGTTGGGCCACGGCCGCTCCGGGTTGACGTGATCGGGCGTCAGCGGCGACACCCCACCCCAGTCGTCCACCCCGGCGCCGATCAGCGCCAGGCATTCCTCGCGGGACACCAGGTTCGGCGGCGCCTGGATCCGCATCTTCGGGCCCAGCACCAGGCGGGTCACCGCGACGGTGGCCAGGAAGTCGTCGATACCGGCGTCGGGCACCGTGGCCATCGCGGTGTTGTCCTTGGCCCGGAAGTTCTGCACGATGACTTCCTGCACGTGCCCGAACGCCTTGTGCGATTTGCGGATCGCATGCATGGTCTCGGCCCGCTCGGTCAGCGTCTCGCCGATGCCCACCAACAGTCCGGTGGTGAACGGGACCGAGAGTCTGCCGGCGTCATCCAACGTGCGCAGCCGCACCGCGGGATCCTTGTCCGGGCTGCCGTAGTGAGCCAGACCGCGCGTCTCGAACAGCCGCCGCGAGGTCGTCTCCAGCATCATGCCCATCGACGGCGCAACGGGTTTCAGCCGGGACAGCTCGGTCCAACTCATCACGCCGGGGTTGAGGTGCGGCAGCAGACCGGTCTCTTCGAGCACCCGGATGGCCATCGCGCGGACATAGTCCAGCGTGGAGTCATAGCCGCGTTCGTCGAGCCACTGTTTGGCCTCGTCCCAGCGCGCCTCCGGGCGGTCGCCCAGGGTGAAAAGCGCTTCCTTGCATCCGAGCTCAGCGCCCCGGCGGGCCACGTCGAGGATCTCGTCGGGCTCCATGAACATGCCCTTGCCCTCGGCGCGCAGCTTGCCGGGCACCGTCACGAAGGTGCAGTAATGGCATTTGTCGCGGCACAGATGCGTCACCGGGATGAAGACCTTGCGCGAATAGCTGACCGGCAGCCGGCCGGTGGCGCCGCGGCGTCCGGCCGACTCCAGCCCGGCATCCCGAACCCGGGCCGCGCTGGCGCACAGATCGGCGAGGTCCTCGCCACGGGCGGTCATCGCGATCGCCGCTTCATCCACGTTGAGAGCCACCCCGTCGCGGGCGCGACGCAGTACACGCCGTAGCGCGGATGGACTGGACTTCGGCGGGACCACCGGGCTGGGCAGATCGGAGCCGTGCTGAGGGTTCAGAGCCACTCCCCTGTAACCGCGGCATCGACGCGGATCATCCGCGCGTCTCACTATTTGAAACAGATGCGCCTGGCATAGGGGCCACATTAGCCGCCGCAGGGCGACACCAGTGCGAGCCTCCCGCAGAATGCCGTCCGCAGCCGAAACGCTCACGTAGATTCATGTGCCGTCGGGATCGAGCGGACAGGAGCGAACATGCGGTTCGGCATGCGTCCATATCTGATGGCCGGGGTGGGCATCGTCGCTGCGGGCAGCATCGCCATCCCGCCCTCGGTGGCCCCACCGGGCCACACTGTGCGGCACGAGAGCGTCGCCCTGGCGGCGCACGTCCAGCCGGTGAATCCGCTGTTGCAGCAGGTGCCCGAATACGCGACCGCGCAGGCCGCCGCGGCCTTGCTGCCGCCCGAGGCCCTGACCTCCACAGCAGCGTTGACCGAGACCTTGGACGCAGCCTCGGCGCAGGTGAGCGCGCTGGCGCTGCCCGGCCTGGGCAATGCGATCATCGCCGCCTACGACGTGATCATGCCGTGGGTGGACTGGGCGGTGAACCTCGGCATCTACGCCACCCAGTGGATTCCGATCGTCAACTGGTTCACCCCGCAGATCAGCATCGTCTACTACTCGCTGATCGAACCGATCATCACCAGCGCGGTCTTCAACACCGCCTACTGGGTGGGCGGGGCCATCAGCTTCGGGCAGGGGCTGGCCAACTTCTTCAACGACACCGTCAACGCCGGCATCGGCTTCGTCAACGCCGAGATCGACTGGTTCCTGGGCTTCCTGCCGCCGCTGCCGCCGTTCATCCCACTCGCCGCGCAGGCCACCATGGACATCGTCGGCGCGCGGACCGCCATGCAGGTCGCCGCCCCGACCGCCGTCGGCGAGTCCGACCCCGCGGCAGTCGATACCGACGAGACCGAGTCCGGCGAGCCGGCCGCGCCGCTGCCCGAGGAGACCGAGACGGCCCCGGTCGATGAGGTCGAGGCCGAACCGACCACGCCCGAGGCGCCGGTGGACTCCGAGCCGCAGGACGAGAACGCCTCCGATCTCGAACCCGCGGACGAACTCGACCAGGTCGATGAAGACGTCACCGAAGACATCGACAAGGACTTCGATGACGAGCAGGACTCCGCCGAGGACCTCGCCGACACGTCGGATGACGCCAAGGACGATCTCAAGGCCGACGCCGAAAACGACGCGGAAGACGACCCCAAGAGCGACACCGACAAGGATGCTGAGACGAAGTCCGGCACGGGCTCGGGCAGCCAGACGGACACCAAGTCGGACAGTAAGCCCGGTCCCAGCGAGTGAGCCCAACCAAATGACCGCGGCCCGAACCGATCGGCGCGTAACGTTCCAGGGGCTTACGCACTGACCTGAGAAGGTGCCGCGTCATGAATCATCTACTTCGCCCCTGGGTCTCGCTGGGGGTCGCGGCAACAACTGCCACGGCCATCGCATTCGCACCACCGGTGCCGGATCGTCCGCCGCTGGCCTCGGCACAGAACGTACGGGTGACGTCCCAATCGGTGCGGCTTTCCGCTGCGATTCAGCCGCAGGTCACGGCCGCGGCACTGCCTGATCTGCTCGTCGACTGGGTTGACCGCATCGTCGTTCCGCCGAGCTCCCGTGTGGCCTTCCCGTCGCCGCAGTTCCCGCCGACGGTCGTCGGCAACTCGGTCGGCACGTTCATCGAGAACACCTACAACGCAATCGAACCCTGGGTGCAGTGGGGATTCGAGGTCGCCGCCTACGCGGTGGGCTGGATTCCCTGGGTGGGCTGGCTCTCCCCTCAGATCATGTACTTCTACAACCTCGGTGAACGGATCGTCCGGAGCATCACCTTCAACATCGCCGACTGGATCGACCACGAGGTGTCGTTCGCGCAGGGCCTACGCAACGTCATCGTGGACAGCATCAACTCCTTCATCTACTTCGCGAACGACCAGTTGGCGTTCTGGCTGCCGCCGCTGCCCCCGATCCCGCCGATCGGCGGATCGCTGTCCACCGCGGCCCCGGCCGAGGACGTGAACCTGACCTTGGCCGCGGCCGCCGACACCGAACGGGGCACCGACCCCGAGTCCGCACGCCGAGGCAACGAGGTACTCGAAACGCAGCCTCCCACCGACCACGACACCCTCACGGCACCCGTCGGCACCGAGACGGAAAACGAACCTGACCTCACTGACGGCGAGACCGTCGGTGAGTCTGAACTCGTCGACGACACCGACGCCGACGCCGAACTGTCCGCCGAGGTCGAGCTGGAGACGGAGCCGGAAGCAACCGACGGCCTGGAATCCGCCAAAGACCTCGACGCGGTGGACGACACCAAAGACGCAGACCAGGACGACGAGCACCAGGGTTCCGGCCTGACGTCCGACGACGGCCCCGACGCCGCACCGGAAACGAAGTCCGACACGGGGACCGACA
This region of Mycolicibacterium diernhoferi genomic DNA includes:
- a CDS encoding YceI family protein, with protein sequence MTAAVATDLTAGTWAIDPIHSSVNFSVRHLMVSKVRGTFDTFSGAVTVAEDGTPSVSATIDIASVNTRNEQRDAHLKAADFFDAEQFPTASFVSTAVRADGDDYVLDGDFTLHGVTKPVSLKLEFNGVNPGMGHGEVAGFEATVVLNRKDFGINFDAPLETGGAVVGDKVTVTLEIEALKQA
- a CDS encoding DUF2231 domain-containing protein; translated protein: MTTIFGLPAHVLLVHGLVVLVPLTAALQVLCALWPAARRRFVWLVLALAVGILALTPLTVSAGEWLYGRESEHRPILQLHAARGEWMIYFAVGLLLVSVALAVQHWLETRKPAKRTALNVAVAILAVLVGVSAVVGVALIGHTGAEAKWGIIAAG
- a CDS encoding bifunctional FO biosynthesis protein CofGH, whose protein sequence is MALNPQHGSDLPSPVVPPKSSPSALRRVLRRARDGVALNVDEAAIAMTARGEDLADLCASAARVRDAGLESAGRRGATGRLPVSYSRKVFIPVTHLCRDKCHYCTFVTVPGKLRAEGKGMFMEPDEILDVARRGAELGCKEALFTLGDRPEARWDEAKQWLDERGYDSTLDYVRAMAIRVLEETGLLPHLNPGVMSWTELSRLKPVAPSMGMMLETTSRRLFETRGLAHYGSPDKDPAVRLRTLDDAGRLSVPFTTGLLVGIGETLTERAETMHAIRKSHKAFGHVQEVIVQNFRAKDNTAMATVPDAGIDDFLATVAVTRLVLGPKMRIQAPPNLVSREECLALIGAGVDDWGGVSPLTPDHVNPERPWPNLDDLASITADAGYDLVQRLTAQPQYVQAGAAWIDPRVRGHVDALADPETGLALDVNPAGRPWQEPDEASESLGRTDLHSAIDSEGRRTETRSDLDSAFGDWESIREKVSELAARAPERIDTDVLAALRSAERNPGGCSDDEYLALATADGPALDAVAALADSLRREVVGEDVTYVVNRNINFTNICYTGCRFCAFAQRKGDADAYSLSTDEVADRAWEAHVAGATEVCMQGGIDPELPVTGYADLVRAVKARVPSMHVHAFSPMEIANGVTRSGISVREWLTALREAGLGSIPGTAAEILDDEVRWVLTKGKLPTSEWIDVITTAHEVGLRSSSTMMYGHVDTPKHWVGHLNVLRGIQDRTGGFTEFVPLPFVHQSSPLYLAGGARPGPTHRDNRAVHALARIMLHGRIPSIQTSWVKLGIERTQVMLQGGANDLGGTLMEETISRMAGSENGSSKSVEELVAIAEGIGRPARQRTTTYTPLAA